The nucleotide sequence ACCTGGTCATTGCTCTGCACAATCATCACGATACCTATGGCTATTTCCCGCCTGGAGGTGAGCACACCAATGACGACAATCGACAAATGTGGGGCTGGGGAGCCCGCATCCTTCCATTTGTGGAACAAACGAGCCTGTACGATCGCTTGGAGGTATCTCAACAGGATCTGAAAGTCACGCTGGACGACACCAGCCTTCGTCCCTTGGTGCAAACCCGGCTCGATGTTTTCATCTGTCCCTCCGATCCAGCAGGCCATCTGATGGATGGTGGGAAGATGAACGGTGGCACTGGCCGTCATTTCAGCGGCGATGCCAATCTCGGTACCAATTTCCGTTTGTCGAAGTCCAATTACATCGCCGTGATTGGGATGTACGACGTCAACCATCTGAAGAATAACGGCATCTTATTCCGCGGCAGCAAGACGCGTCTGGCAGACGTTACGGATGGCACCTCCAACACGTTCATTCTGGGTGAACGAAATCGTCGCTGTGCTCAGGGCACCTGGGTCGGCAATCGTAATTTGCCCGGAAGTGGCCCCCAGGGATCGGACTACACGCACGGGCGGATCACACGACCGCTGAACGATCCCTTAAACGGAACGCATCAGTGCATCGAAGGCTTTGCCAGCGATCACCCTGGCGGGGCACTTTTTGCTTATGCCGACGGATCGGTGCATTTCATCGCGGACACGATCCACTATCGCAACGCCGGTGTGAATGGCCAGGACTACCAGAACACCACGGCACCTCCCACCTTCAATCCGGCGAACCTGGGAGTCTATCAGCGTCTGGGCGTTCGTAATGACGGCCAGCCGATCGACAATTCTTAATTCACACCTTGGGCACGAGCCGGCGTCTTAGGGGGCAGACGCTGGCTCGTGCCTTTCTTGAAGGGAAGCTAACTCTATGAAACGACGTTGCGCACAGCTCTTTCTGCTTGGCATCTTTGCCATCACCGGCTGCGGATCGGGCAACACGTCGGCAACTACCGGAACAGTGACACTCGACGGAAAACCTTTGCCAAACGCCGAGGTGGTCTTCACGCCGGAAGGTGGTGGACGGCCAGCCGTCGCCGAGACGAACGAGCAGGGCGATTTCGAGCTGATCTATACCGTCGGCCAGAGTGGGGCTCCGCCAGGTAAGTATGTCGTGCGTGTGCGGACAGCAACCACCATGGTGAACGACAAAGGTAAAGAGGTGATCGTCGA is from Bremerella sp. JC817 and encodes:
- a CDS encoding DUF1559 domain-containing protein, which produces MLAKRGFTLVELLVVIAIIGVLIALLLPAVQQAREAARRINCNNNLKNLVIALHNHHDTYGYFPPGGEHTNDDNRQMWGWGARILPFVEQTSLYDRLEVSQQDLKVTLDDTSLRPLVQTRLDVFICPSDPAGHLMDGGKMNGGTGRHFSGDANLGTNFRLSKSNYIAVIGMYDVNHLKNNGILFRGSKTRLADVTDGTSNTFILGERNRRCAQGTWVGNRNLPGSGPQGSDYTHGRITRPLNDPLNGTHQCIEGFASDHPGGALFAYADGSVHFIADTIHYRNAGVNGQDYQNTTAPPTFNPANLGVYQRLGVRNDGQPIDNS
- a CDS encoding carboxypeptidase-like regulatory domain-containing protein, with amino-acid sequence MKRRCAQLFLLGIFAITGCGSGNTSATTGTVTLDGKPLPNAEVVFTPEGGGRPAVAETNEQGDFELIYTVGQSGAPPGKYVVRVRTATTMVNDKGKEVIVEEKVPRKYNDQTELVCEVIQGETNHFELDLKSDD